The genomic interval AAGGTATCGGAGAATTCATAGGGAAATGTGGGCCGGTCTAAAGGGGCGCAACGATTTCATCCTAGAGAAAGAGAGCGGCTTCAGCGACGTACTTGAACTGAAGTTGCCAACAGATGAGTTATTTACTCTTGGAAGGAAACCTAGAATGAGTGGGGCTCTTAAAGACGCTTTGTCACAAATGGCTGAGTATCTTCATTACTATCATGTGAATTATCTTTCTCACAAAGAGCAAACGAACATGGACGTCCTTTACCCAAAAGGGATAATAGTGATAGGGCGGAGAAAGGAAAACGAAAAGCAGTTACTCGAGAGCCACAATGCTATTCTTAGTAAAATAACGATATTGACTTATGACGACGTTATAGGTGAGGCAAGGCAAGTAATTAAGACTCTAAAGAAGCGAAGAAAGAATGTGGATGTGAAACGTTGATTTGTTGTTGTGGTTGCTTCGATGCATCAGTCGTCAGTGATCATCACAAGCTGATTCTGAACATCTCTTTCTGATGCCTTCGTGAAGACAACTCGATGGTAGGAACACTGCTCTGTATCCCAAATCTCTGTGTCCCGAATATTGATGAATACGTCTGCCACCATGGTATTTTACAGCTTCGTCTGTAACTTCTTTA from Candidatus Sysuiplasma acidicola carries:
- a CDS encoding DUF4263 domain-containing protein — protein: RYRRIHREMWAGLKGRNDFILEKESGFSDVLELKLPTDELFTLGRKPRMSGALKDALSQMAEYLHYYHVNYLSHKEQTNMDVLYPKGIIVIGRRKENEKQLLESHNAILSKITILTYDDVIGEARQVIKTLKKRRKNVDVKR